One Deinococcus grandis DNA window includes the following coding sequences:
- the ispF gene encoding 2-C-methyl-D-erythritol 2,4-cyclodiphosphate synthase — protein sequence MSSWPFRVGFGEDAHRLEAGRRLVLGGVDVPHAALGAVAHSDGDAVLHVVADALLSGLALGDIGGYFPDTAEQWRGMDSRVIVERALALVRERGWVPVNVAVVVTLDRPKLGPLRAEIARSVAALLSLPPGDVGVSFKTSEGLAPLHVQTRATVLLARLLARVEAAPGVGGE from the coding sequence ATGAGTTCGTGGCCGTTCAGGGTTGGGTTCGGGGAGGACGCGCACCGTCTGGAGGCGGGGCGGCGGCTGGTGCTGGGCGGCGTGGACGTCCCGCACGCGGCGCTGGGTGCGGTGGCGCACAGTGACGGGGACGCGGTGCTGCACGTGGTCGCCGACGCCCTGCTGTCGGGGCTGGCGCTGGGCGATATCGGGGGGTACTTTCCGGATACCGCCGAGCAGTGGCGTGGGATGGATTCGCGCGTGATCGTGGAGCGGGCGCTGGCGCTGGTGAGGGAGCGCGGCTGGGTGCCGGTGAACGTGGCGGTCGTGGTGACGCTGGACCGCCCGAAGCTGGGGCCGCTGCGCGCCGAGATCGCCCGGTCGGTCGCGGCGCTGCTCTCGCTGCCGCCAGGGGACGTGGGCGTCAGTTTCAAGACGTCGGAGGGTCTGGCGCCGCTGCACGTGCAGACGCGCGCGACCGTGCTGCTGGCCCGGCTGCTGGCCCGCGTGGAGGCGGCGCCGGGGGTCGGCGGTGAGTGA
- a CDS encoding diguanylate cyclase domain-containing protein translates to MTHLHLEDDLFHLLPLPGLRWPAHAPTHAQPNPAYQRTYHPGALPAPVTTWADGTHQTRLLTHTGERRVCRLNLRSLPNGDRILLIEDVHSYHLDPVTHLPDRDALLHDAAQTHGVTTLATLRLPPLHDHRRQLGDAPVDQALRRAARELKTAARDWNASAYRTGTHDFTLLSPQPLTPDQLAPVTRRIHAHLSALGRTAEPRVGLSDAPHDGRTLADLLTAAQDRAGTHPTRRPLDSLKRLLNPTPTHPMLAL, encoded by the coding sequence ATGACCCACCTGCACCTCGAAGACGACCTGTTCCACCTGCTGCCCCTGCCCGGCCTGCGCTGGCCCGCCCACGCCCCCACGCACGCCCAGCCCAACCCCGCCTACCAGCGCACCTACCACCCCGGCGCCCTGCCCGCCCCCGTCACCACCTGGGCGGACGGCACCCACCAGACCCGCCTGCTCACCCACACCGGCGAGCGGCGCGTGTGCCGCCTGAACCTCCGCAGCCTCCCGAACGGGGACCGAATCCTGCTCATCGAGGACGTCCACAGCTACCACCTCGACCCCGTCACGCACCTGCCCGACCGGGACGCGCTGCTGCACGACGCCGCCCAGACGCACGGCGTCACCACCCTCGCCACGCTGCGCCTGCCCCCCCTGCACGACCACCGCCGCCAGCTGGGCGACGCGCCCGTCGATCAGGCCCTGCGCCGCGCCGCACGCGAACTGAAAACCGCCGCGCGCGACTGGAACGCCAGCGCGTACCGCACCGGCACGCACGACTTCACCCTCCTGAGCCCCCAGCCCCTCACGCCCGACCAGCTCGCCCCGGTCACGCGGCGCATCCACGCGCACCTGAGCGCCCTGGGCCGCACCGCCGAACCCAGAGTCGGCCTGAGCGACGCCCCGCACGACGGCCGCACCCTGGCCGACCTGCTCACCGCCGCGCAGGACCGCGCCGGAACCCACCCCACCCGCCGCCCCCTGGACAGCCTGAAACGCCTCCTGAACCCCACCCCCACCCACCCCATGCTCGCCCTGTAA
- a CDS encoding ATP-binding protein has product MTEPASTLTPTTPALSTLGGLDLGGFRKVKSLLLLVYVALEGPTPRRTLATLLWPGAARPEGSLRVALHALREVHPDVLGGEDRLITPLTSDAAHLLTLRGEAAWNAYAGPFLHGVPLTGVSAEFEEWVETQRERLARHVQQEALRAAETADPARAADWAARAHRTPGAPPPDADVLRRLLPLTLPGSPLEAEIRAELGELTELDATPPTPTRPARAAARMLGREAELDTLLAWTLAPQADPPAGGAALITGPGGIGKSTLTRELLRELTRLDRPATLVDAEGAASAAELSARLAATLTPGQAAPPTLAALSDHLPPHATVLLDGADALNDLPDLLRALRRDLPGVRWVISSRRSPPGLLGEGDLLLPLAGLPQAPPEADLAQIAASSATQLFLREAARTRRDLTLTAANAALIAGITRRLQGHPLALALAASWLRVEHLEAVYARVLTEAAQLTPEGGGSDGRRGLNAVARRSWDLLSPEQQHAALRLTVTSDLDPADAPHLGVPAHLIDELLTHNFLEAHQPGTERLRLYPALRGLLTEQAAAHPDLITQARADHARHYLTWFTAQPPEAPPVDAERDNILAALHTALERGDATATQMDHFLAHHDRRGLHASGTDTFAALADAAEDACAPDSVQAAAQIASMWLAYRAGRLLDAQTLAGHFLAGPLATDPTSRMKVLNTLSAVRAVQGQMQSATDLLRQALALAVELGDQMRAVFYRVNIMSNLAFVGTPEQVQEIVAQLRAEVPSLPEGLAWMVRERLLQSELYTPGADTNQLLTEVQQLTEYAERAGNVQTFHQATLMQVRLLLRQQKIRQAEQKLNDWRKHLTEDGQPGDRMEWHLLSAEVAYARGRAEQGRTHARHVLHLLNQFPQPWELVELCLVLVDDLETRAPQQTARLLRSIRDTASLHQWQRWRAGQSLASRFPGERSSEVTEFQLPQILAWLGEQLGTP; this is encoded by the coding sequence TTGACTGAGCCTGCCTCCACCCTCACCCCCACGACCCCGGCGCTGAGCACGCTGGGCGGCCTGGACCTGGGCGGCTTCCGCAAGGTCAAGTCCCTGCTGCTGCTCGTGTACGTCGCCCTGGAAGGTCCGACTCCGCGCCGGACCCTGGCGACCCTGCTGTGGCCCGGCGCGGCCCGCCCGGAAGGCAGCCTGCGCGTCGCCCTGCACGCCCTGCGCGAGGTCCACCCGGACGTGCTGGGCGGCGAGGACCGCCTGATCACCCCCCTGACCAGCGACGCGGCGCATCTGCTGACCCTGCGCGGCGAGGCCGCCTGGAACGCCTACGCCGGGCCGTTCCTGCACGGCGTACCCCTGACCGGCGTGTCCGCCGAGTTCGAGGAATGGGTGGAGACGCAGCGCGAACGTCTCGCGCGGCACGTGCAGCAGGAAGCCCTGCGCGCCGCCGAGACCGCCGACCCCGCCCGCGCCGCCGACTGGGCCGCCCGGGCCCACCGCACCCCGGGCGCCCCGCCGCCCGACGCGGACGTCCTGCGCCGCCTGCTGCCCCTGACGCTGCCCGGCTCGCCGCTGGAGGCGGAGATCCGCGCGGAACTGGGCGAACTGACCGAACTGGACGCCACCCCGCCCACCCCCACCCGCCCGGCCCGCGCGGCGGCGCGCATGCTGGGCCGCGAGGCGGAACTCGACACGCTCCTCGCCTGGACCCTCGCCCCGCAGGCGGACCCCCCGGCGGGCGGCGCGGCCCTCATCACCGGCCCCGGCGGCATCGGCAAGAGCACCCTGACCCGCGAACTCCTGCGGGAACTCACCCGCCTGGATCGCCCCGCGACCCTCGTGGACGCCGAGGGGGCCGCCAGCGCCGCCGAACTGAGCGCCCGCCTCGCCGCCACCCTCACCCCCGGACAGGCCGCCCCGCCCACCCTGGCCGCCCTGAGCGACCACCTGCCCCCGCACGCCACGGTCCTGCTGGACGGCGCGGACGCCCTGAACGACCTCCCGGACCTGCTGCGCGCCCTGCGCCGCGACCTGCCCGGCGTGCGCTGGGTGATCAGCAGCCGCCGCAGCCCCCCCGGCCTGCTGGGGGAAGGGGACCTGCTGCTGCCCCTCGCGGGCCTCCCGCAGGCCCCGCCGGAAGCGGACCTCGCGCAGATCGCCGCGAGCAGCGCCACGCAACTCTTCCTGCGCGAAGCGGCCCGCACCCGCCGCGACCTCACCCTGACCGCCGCCAACGCCGCCCTGATCGCCGGGATCACCCGCCGCCTCCAGGGTCACCCCCTCGCCCTGGCCCTGGCCGCGTCCTGGCTGCGCGTCGAGCACCTGGAGGCCGTCTACGCCCGCGTCCTCACCGAGGCCGCCCAGCTGACCCCCGAGGGCGGCGGCAGCGACGGACGGCGCGGTCTGAACGCCGTCGCCCGCCGCTCCTGGGACCTCCTGAGCCCCGAACAGCAGCACGCGGCGCTGCGCCTGACCGTCACCAGCGACCTCGACCCCGCCGACGCCCCCCACCTGGGCGTCCCCGCGCACCTCATCGACGAGCTGCTCACGCACAACTTCCTCGAAGCGCACCAGCCCGGCACCGAACGCCTGCGTCTGTACCCCGCGCTGCGCGGCCTCCTGACCGAACAGGCCGCCGCGCACCCGGACCTGATCACGCAGGCCCGCGCCGACCACGCCCGCCACTACCTGACGTGGTTCACCGCCCAGCCCCCCGAAGCGCCCCCGGTGGACGCCGAACGCGACAACATCCTGGCCGCCCTGCACACCGCACTGGAACGCGGAGACGCCACCGCCACGCAGATGGACCACTTCCTGGCCCACCACGACCGGCGCGGCCTGCACGCCAGCGGCACCGACACCTTCGCCGCCCTGGCCGACGCCGCCGAGGACGCGTGCGCCCCGGACAGCGTGCAGGCCGCCGCGCAGATCGCCAGCATGTGGCTCGCGTACCGCGCCGGACGCCTGCTCGACGCCCAGACGCTCGCTGGGCACTTCCTGGCCGGACCACTGGCCACCGACCCCACCAGCCGCATGAAAGTCCTGAACACCCTGTCGGCTGTCCGCGCGGTGCAGGGGCAGATGCAGAGCGCCACGGACCTGCTCAGGCAGGCGCTGGCACTGGCGGTCGAACTGGGCGATCAAATGCGCGCCGTGTTCTACCGGGTGAACATTATGTCCAACTTGGCATTTGTCGGGACGCCCGAGCAGGTGCAGGAAATCGTGGCCCAGCTGCGCGCCGAAGTGCCGAGCCTGCCCGAGGGACTGGCGTGGATGGTGCGCGAACGGCTGTTACAGTCAGAACTGTACACGCCGGGAGCCGATACGAACCAGCTGCTGACGGAAGTGCAGCAGCTTACGGAGTACGCTGAACGAGCAGGCAACGTCCAGACGTTCCATCAGGCGACGCTGATGCAGGTCCGTCTGCTCTTGCGGCAGCAGAAGATACGTCAGGCCGAGCAGAAACTGAACGACTGGCGGAAGCACCTGACCGAGGACGGTCAGCCCGGTGACCGCATGGAATGGCATCTGCTCAGCGCCGAGGTCGCCTACGCCCGTGGACGGGCGGAACAGGGACGCACGCATGCACGTCACGTTCTGCACCTTTTAAACCAGTTCCCGCAACCATGGGAACTGGTGGAACTGTGCCTCGTGCTGGTCGACGACCTCGAAACGCGCGCTCCGCAGCAGACGGCGCGGCTGTTGCGGAGCATTCGGGATACCGCCTCACTGCACCAGTGGCAGCGCTGGCGGGCGGGCCAGTCTCTGGCCTCGCGCTTCCCAGGAGAGAGGAGCAGTGAGGTCACTGAGTTTCAGCTGCCTCAGATCCTGGCATGGCTGGGCGAACAGCTTGGCACGCCCTGA
- a CDS encoding IMPACT family protein — protein sequence MADTDLPAPFTTLAGPHRFDAVIENSEFLTFADRADTPEDALAQLAALRARYPDATHHCWAYRIGGAYRFNDDGEPGGTAGAPILRAIEGQGVDRVMVVVVRFYGGVKLGTGGLVRAYGGGAAECLRTAERLEVRPRRTVRVAVPFDAVSGLYHLLGTWDVTRGEEAYTAGGVELDVHLYPEEAGAFAAALRDATRGAAVTDLD from the coding sequence GTGGCGGACACCGACCTGCCCGCGCCGTTCACGACCCTGGCCGGACCGCACCGCTTCGACGCGGTGATCGAGAACAGCGAGTTCCTGACCTTCGCGGACCGCGCCGACACGCCCGAGGACGCGCTGGCGCAGCTGGCGGCGCTGCGGGCGCGTTACCCGGACGCCACGCACCACTGCTGGGCGTACCGCATCGGCGGTGCGTACCGCTTCAATGACGACGGCGAGCCGGGCGGCACGGCGGGCGCGCCGATCCTGCGGGCCATCGAGGGTCAGGGCGTGGACCGCGTGATGGTCGTCGTGGTGCGCTTCTACGGCGGCGTGAAACTCGGCACGGGCGGGCTGGTCCGCGCGTACGGGGGCGGCGCGGCCGAGTGCCTGCGGACCGCCGAGCGGCTGGAGGTCCGCCCGCGCCGCACCGTGCGGGTCGCGGTGCCGTTCGATGCGGTCAGCGGCCTGTACCACCTGCTGGGCACCTGGGACGTCACGCGCGGCGAGGAGGCGTACACGGCGGGCGGGGTGGAACTCGACGTGCACCTTTATCCCGAGGAAGCCGGGGCCTTCGCGGCGGCCCTGCGGGACGCGACGCGCGGCGCGGCGGTGACCGACCTTGACTGA